The following coding sequences are from one Luteolibacter yonseiensis window:
- a CDS encoding glycerate kinase family protein has translation MPRRYLIAPDKFKGSLSAPDAAAAIAAGISQGEPDATLDLCPIADGGEGFMDTLAAALHGRWISCPAVDALGREITSRYVLAVTDDGPIAVMEMAETAGLWRLGPGERDPLAATTFGVGMQMAHAVSEHAVTRIILGIGGSATNDGGSGMAAALGVDFLTASGGKVRPTPSNLDDVCEVDMTRRIRLPEVIAACDVENPLLGPQGATAIFSAQKGSTSETRPQLETALAHLVTISDGEEAALTPGAGAAGGLGFGLLHFAGAELISGFDLLAGLLHLEERIRQADVVITGEGSIDHQSLSGKGPVALARLAGSHGVPVIGYCGIADDAARGSGVFHSLHALADGGLPFETLISQAGPLLTELVAGNPPL, from the coding sequence ATGCCACGCCGCTACCTGATCGCCCCGGACAAATTCAAAGGCTCGCTCTCGGCGCCGGATGCAGCGGCGGCCATCGCGGCGGGCATTTCACAGGGCGAGCCGGATGCCACGCTCGATCTCTGCCCGATCGCGGATGGCGGCGAGGGATTCATGGACACACTGGCCGCGGCCCTGCACGGAAGATGGATTTCCTGTCCCGCGGTGGACGCGCTGGGGCGGGAGATCACCAGCCGCTATGTGTTGGCTGTCACGGACGACGGGCCGATCGCAGTCATGGAAATGGCGGAAACCGCCGGCTTGTGGCGGCTCGGCCCCGGAGAGAGAGACCCGCTCGCCGCGACCACCTTCGGCGTGGGCATGCAGATGGCGCACGCGGTTTCCGAACACGCCGTGACCCGCATCATTCTCGGCATCGGCGGCAGCGCGACAAATGACGGTGGCAGCGGAATGGCTGCCGCCCTCGGCGTGGATTTCCTGACAGCATCCGGTGGCAAGGTCCGCCCCACGCCATCGAATCTGGACGATGTCTGTGAGGTGGATATGACGCGCCGCATCAGGCTTCCGGAAGTCATCGCCGCTTGCGACGTCGAGAATCCCCTGCTCGGACCACAAGGAGCGACCGCTATTTTCTCCGCACAAAAAGGCTCCACCTCGGAAACCCGGCCACAACTGGAAACCGCCCTCGCACACCTCGTGACGATCAGCGATGGCGAAGAAGCCGCACTCACGCCGGGGGCTGGCGCGGCGGGCGGGCTGGGCTTCGGTCTGCTGCATTTCGCCGGGGCGGAATTGATCTCGGGGTTCGACCTGCTGGCCGGACTGCTCCACCTGGAGGAAAGAATCCGCCAGGCGGATGTGGTGATCACCGGTGAAGGTTCCATCGACCACCAGAGTCTTTCTGGAAAAGGCCCGGTGGCGCTCGCCCGGCTGGCCGGAAGCCATGGCGTCCCGGTCATCGGCTATTGTGGCATCGCGGATGATGCCGCGCGCGGCAGCGGCGTTTTCCACTCCCTCCACGCATTGGCGGACGGCGGTTTGCCATTCGAAACCCTCATTTCCCAGGCCGGTCCGTTGCTCACGGAGCTGGTCGCCGGGAATCCCCCTCTCTGA
- a CDS encoding sulfatase, protein MKRILILLAASFACLRAAEKMNVLLIISDDMRTQLGCYASTLAKTPNLDRLAASGVKFDRAYCQFPLCGPSRASMLTGRYPATIGVIGNRTWFGDAHPEVVSLPKHFKNHGYTSIRVGKIFHGGIDDTEAWSIDGQIRTLAGVPKDAPKPTKEADPDDVVKEVPPEVRDGKSDSRIVLEGKGEKHGDYKAADRAIKYLRENKDRPFFLGCGFVKPHSPPEAPQSFYDLWEVKDIPLPVDFATRPTVPDGFPAGSIRPKNADLFIGRDASPEEAREMIRAYMASAAFMDWNVGRVLAELDALGLRQKTIVVFWGDHGYQLGEKGKWSKAGSLWEQGARTPFFICDPREQTAGRTCTRVVEMIDLYPTLAELCGLAPPMGVEGRSLAPLLGNPDREWNHPAYTVWSEDGKTFSGVLVRTEQWRYGEFFGRGAGRMLVNPAKDPNELTNLADLPQNAATVEHFAKMVREYAKDKLPAEGGK, encoded by the coding sequence ATGAAACGAATCCTGATCCTCTTGGCCGCCTCGTTCGCCTGCCTCCGCGCGGCGGAGAAGATGAACGTGCTGCTCATCATCTCGGATGACATGCGCACCCAACTCGGCTGCTACGCGAGCACGCTGGCCAAGACACCGAATCTCGACCGCCTCGCCGCCAGCGGTGTGAAGTTCGACCGGGCGTACTGCCAGTTCCCGCTGTGCGGTCCCTCCCGGGCCTCGATGCTGACCGGTCGTTATCCGGCGACCATCGGCGTCATCGGAAACCGGACGTGGTTCGGCGACGCGCATCCCGAGGTGGTCAGCCTGCCGAAGCATTTCAAGAACCACGGCTACACGTCCATCCGGGTGGGGAAGATTTTCCACGGCGGCATCGACGATACAGAAGCGTGGAGCATCGACGGCCAGATCCGAACGCTCGCCGGAGTGCCGAAGGATGCTCCGAAGCCAACCAAGGAAGCCGACCCGGACGATGTGGTGAAAGAGGTTCCGCCCGAGGTCCGGGACGGTAAATCCGACAGCCGCATCGTCCTGGAGGGCAAGGGTGAAAAACACGGCGACTACAAGGCGGCGGACCGGGCGATCAAATACCTTCGGGAAAACAAGGATCGTCCCTTTTTCCTGGGCTGCGGATTTGTCAAACCCCACAGCCCGCCGGAAGCTCCGCAATCGTTTTATGATCTGTGGGAGGTGAAGGACATCCCGTTGCCCGTGGACTTCGCGACGCGTCCGACCGTGCCCGACGGATTTCCCGCGGGTTCCATCCGTCCGAAAAACGCGGATTTGTTCATCGGGCGGGACGCGTCACCGGAAGAGGCCCGTGAAATGATCCGCGCCTACATGGCCTCCGCCGCATTCATGGACTGGAATGTGGGACGGGTTCTGGCGGAACTCGACGCGCTCGGGCTGCGCCAGAAAACCATCGTCGTGTTCTGGGGGGATCACGGCTACCAGCTCGGGGAAAAAGGCAAGTGGTCCAAGGCCGGATCACTATGGGAACAAGGCGCGCGCACGCCGTTTTTCATCTGCGATCCCCGCGAACAAACCGCCGGGAGGACCTGCACGCGTGTTGTGGAGATGATCGATCTGTATCCCACCTTGGCCGAGCTCTGTGGTCTGGCACCGCCCATGGGCGTGGAAGGCCGCAGTCTTGCTCCTCTGCTTGGAAACCCGGACCGGGAATGGAACCATCCCGCCTACACCGTGTGGAGTGAGGATGGCAAAACCTTCAGCGGCGTCCTCGTCCGGACCGAGCAGTGGCGCTACGGCGAGTTCTTCGGCCGTGGGGCGGGGAGGATGTTGGTCAACCCCGCCAAGGATCCGAACGAACTCACCAATCTCGCCGATCTCCCGCAGAACGCCGCCACCGTGGAGCATTTCGCGAAAATGGTGAGGGAATACGCGAAGGACAAGCTTCCTGCGGAGGGCGGGAAATGA
- the rhaM gene encoding L-rhamnose mutarotase, protein MTRNAFKMKLKPGYQAEYRKRHDEIWPELSDALGAAGVSDYSIFLDEETLTLFAVQKLADGHRADFLPGHPVVRRWWDHMADIMEVNPDNSPVCVPLTEVFHAE, encoded by the coding sequence ATGACGCGAAACGCTTTCAAAATGAAACTCAAGCCGGGATACCAAGCGGAATACCGGAAACGCCACGATGAGATCTGGCCGGAGCTTTCCGACGCCCTGGGCGCTGCGGGGGTTTCAGACTATTCCATTTTCCTGGATGAGGAAACCCTCACGCTCTTCGCCGTGCAAAAACTGGCGGATGGGCATCGCGCGGATTTCCTGCCGGGTCACCCGGTGGTGCGCCGGTGGTGGGACCACATGGCGGACATCATGGAGGTGAATCCTGACAACTCTCCGGTCTGTGTCCCCCTGACGGAGGTTTTCCACGCGGAATAG
- a CDS encoding cupin domain-containing protein, with protein MKTPFITEAEAMKEDFKGRTNYWMCRPEITNAEGLQVCRAVLPAGEGHNFHTHPELEEVIYVLEGEVEQWVGEQKQLLKAGEAAHMLPGVVHATFNLSDKDAVILAILTPGSQVGPFMVDVSGEEPWASIRG; from the coding sequence ATGAAAACTCCATTCATCACCGAAGCCGAAGCCATGAAGGAAGACTTCAAGGGCCGCACGAACTACTGGATGTGCCGCCCGGAAATCACCAATGCGGAGGGACTGCAAGTCTGCCGCGCGGTCCTGCCCGCGGGCGAGGGGCACAATTTCCACACGCATCCGGAGCTGGAGGAGGTCATCTATGTCCTGGAAGGCGAGGTGGAACAGTGGGTGGGTGAACAAAAACAGCTCCTCAAGGCCGGGGAAGCCGCGCACATGCTCCCGGGCGTGGTTCATGCGACGTTCAATCTTTCCGACAAGGATGCGGTGATCCTGGCAATCCTGACGCCTGGCTCGCAGGTGGGTCCGTTCATGGTCGATGTGAGCGGCGAGGAGCCGTGGGCCTCCATCCGCGGCTGA